The genomic stretch GAGGGCCCCGGGCCGAGCCTGCGAGGTTTGGGAGGGCGTGGGGAATAGGCTCGTGCCATGGGAGCGCCTCGACAGATCATCATGGTGCGGCACGGGCAGTCGGCCGCGAACGTTGACCAGACCATTTACAACCGGATTCCCGACTACCGGATCCCGCTCACCGAGCTGGGCGTGGCGCAGGCGAAGGCGGCCGGCGAGAGGGTGCGGCGGCAGCTGGACGGGCAGAAGGTGCGCGTCTACGTTTCGCCGTACCTGCGTGCGTACCAGACGCTGGAGGCGATGGCGCTGGGCGACCTGGTCGAGACCACGATGGAGGAGCCGCGGCTGCGGGAGCAGGACTGGGCGAACTTCCAGAACCCGGCGGAGATCGCGGACCAGAAGGAACTGCGCAACGCGTACGGGCACTTTTTCTACCGCTTCCGGGAGGGCGAATCGGGCTCGGACGTCTATGACAGGGTGTCGAGCTTCATGGAGACGCTGTTCCGGCAGTGGGCCAAGCCCGGCTACGCCCCGAATGCGCTGTTTGTGACGCACGGGCTGACGATGCGGCTGTTTTGCATGCGCTGGTTCCACTGGTCGGTGGAGTATTTTGAGTCGTTGAACAACCCGGAGAACGCCGAGACCCGCACACTGCTGAAGACCGGCGACCGCTACACCCTTGACCGGCCGTTTGACCAGTGGACTCCGGCGCATCCGGGCACCACCGTGCTGGACGCGCCGGACCACATTTGGTGAAGCGACCGGCCTGAGGGGCCTTGAACTCTCAGCCGCCGTCGAGTTCGAGCCGGTACCACAT from Arthrobacter stackebrandtii encodes the following:
- a CDS encoding histidine phosphatase family protein, producing MGAPRQIIMVRHGQSAANVDQTIYNRIPDYRIPLTELGVAQAKAAGERVRRQLDGQKVRVYVSPYLRAYQTLEAMALGDLVETTMEEPRLREQDWANFQNPAEIADQKELRNAYGHFFYRFREGESGSDVYDRVSSFMETLFRQWAKPGYAPNALFVTHGLTMRLFCMRWFHWSVEYFESLNNPENAETRTLLKTGDRYTLDRPFDQWTPAHPGTTVLDAPDHIW